The proteins below come from a single Procambarus clarkii isolate CNS0578487 chromosome 44, FALCON_Pclarkii_2.0, whole genome shotgun sequence genomic window:
- the LOC123745223 gene encoding loricrin-like: MTCTVVTLHHEAPGESLLQERLCLAYREYQAAAHISYLRITLTLRATFVYWSSVESKQILTCVLAVTADAVPQGYNQAAPTGPAFSAGSGFSGGSSFGSGHSSGGSGFSGGSGFSSGGSGYSGGGCGSGQIRHVDGSCVTPQITRNLYVYNVPETAPVVGPRPYLPPPRVEHNIVFIRTPENGPGQEPIVIPPPQQKNILYVLNKRPLNDQKVIHVPAPEQESPQVFFVNYGEGDNPTLPTGGDLQSALSSAAQGGGDVISGSDGGFGGGAGFASGGGDAGFASGGGGAGFASGGGGAGFESGGDGAGFASGGGGDFASGGRGGGFVSGGGNAGGGGGYSAPSVALPSTQYSQP, translated from the exons ATGACTTGTACcgtcgtcacactccaccatgaagcTCCTGGTGAGTCACTCCTCCAGGAACGTCTGTGTCTTGCATACCGCGAGTACCAAGCTGCTGCTCACATATCTTACTTGAGAATAACTCTGACTTTAAGAGCAACGTTTGTCTACTGGAGTAGTGTAGAGAGTAAACAG ATACTGACTTGTGTGCTGGCAGTCACTGCGGACGCCGTTCCTCAGGGATACAACCAAGCCGCGCCCACTGGTCCAGCATTCTCTGCAGGTTCAGGGTTCTCCGGTGGCTCATCATTTGGATCTGGTCACTCATCAGGGGGATCAGGATTCTCGGGTGGTTCAGGGTTCTCCTCTGGTGGGTCTGGCTACTCCGGAGGCGGCTGTGGTTCCGGACAGATTCGGCATGTGGACGGCAGCTGTGTGACTCCTCAGATCACTCGAAACTTGTATGTGTACAACGTGCCTGAAACTGCTCCCGTAGTTGGTCCACGACCATACCTTCCACCACCAAGAGTTGAGCACAACATTGTGTTCATCCGCACCCCGGAGAACGGTCCAGGACAGGAGCCCATTGTCATACCACCACCTCAACAGAAAAATATATTGTATGTCCTCAATAAGCGACCCTTGAACGATCAGAAGGTCATTCACGTACCAGCACCAGAACAAGAAAGTCCTCAAGTGTTCTTCGTCAATTATGGAGAAGGAGACAACCCGACGCTGCCTACCGGTGGAGACCTACAGTCTGCCCTCAGCTCTGCTGCCCAAGGTGGCGGTGACGTCattagtggcagtgatggaggatTTGGTGGCGGCGCTGGCTTTGCAAGCGGTGGTGGCGACGCTGGCTTTGCAAGCGGTGGTGGCGGCGCTGGCTTTGCAAGCGGTGGTGGCGGCGCTGGCTTTGAAAGTGGTGGTGACGGCGCTGGCTTTGCAAGCGGTGGTGGCGGAGACTTTGCCAGCGGTGGTAGAGGAGGCGGttttgtgagtggtggaggcaatGCCGGAGGTGGAGGCGGATATTCGGCTCCTTCTGTTGCACTGCCGTCAACACAGTATTCACAGCCTTAA